A genomic region of Dehalococcoidia bacterium contains the following coding sequences:
- a CDS encoding phage tail protein: MAQFSVNAQRFDPYKNFKFRVKWDGRYVAGVSKVGALKRSTDVVEHRAGGDPSIVRKSPGQTKYDPITLERGVTHDTEFEKWANKVWNFGSGLGAEVSLKDFRKDVIIEVYNEAGQPALAYKVYRCWVSEYQAMPELDASGKAVAIQTLKLENEGWERDYEVSEPSEPSFTEPE; the protein is encoded by the coding sequence ATGGCGCAATTCAGTGTGAATGCACAACGATTCGATCCGTATAAGAATTTCAAGTTCCGGGTGAAATGGGATGGGCGGTACGTGGCCGGAGTGAGCAAGGTGGGCGCTCTGAAGCGAAGCACCGATGTGGTGGAACACCGCGCCGGAGGCGATCCCAGTATCGTGCGCAAGTCTCCCGGACAGACAAAATACGATCCCATCACGCTTGAGCGGGGCGTTACCCATGACACCGAGTTCGAGAAATGGGCCAACAAGGTATGGAACTTCGGCTCCGGTCTGGGCGCGGAGGTATCGCTGAAGGACTTCCGCAAGGACGTCATCATCGAAGTCTACAACGAGGCCGGTCAGCCTGCCCTGGCATATAAAGTGTATCGATGCTGGGTTTCCGAATACCAGGCCATGCCGGAGCTGGATGCCAGCGGCAAGGCCGTCGCTATCCAGACTCTGAAGCTGGAAAACGAAGGCTGGGAGCGCGACTATGAAGTGTCGGAGCCTTCCGAGCCGAGTTTCACTGAGCCGGAGTAG
- a CDS encoding phage baseplate protein, which produces MSPLSASRLLELWEQGEMQHPLDRALTALAFGFPDRDRAEFAALSVGQRDGLLLSLRESMFGPSLEAFATCPACEESLEFTLDTPDLLARSVPAHGPEFTLKLEGFEVQFRLPNSFDLALSADLEPGEARQRMLAQCIMEVRKGKRKVSAEALPEKLKDAVASRMLEYDPLAEVRLDLECPACEHRWPVILDAGAFFWAELESEAKRLLRQVHTLARFYGWREADILSMSARRRQFYLSMVNR; this is translated from the coding sequence ATGAGCCCTTTATCGGCATCCCGGCTCCTTGAGCTGTGGGAGCAAGGGGAGATGCAGCATCCGCTGGATCGAGCCCTGACGGCGCTGGCTTTCGGGTTTCCGGATCGGGATCGCGCGGAGTTTGCCGCGCTCAGCGTCGGGCAGCGGGATGGTCTCCTTTTGAGCCTGCGCGAATCTATGTTCGGGCCTAGCCTCGAAGCTTTTGCCACGTGCCCTGCATGCGAAGAATCCCTGGAGTTCACTCTGGATACTCCGGACCTTCTGGCCCGTTCCGTCCCTGCCCATGGCCCGGAGTTCACGCTGAAACTCGAGGGCTTCGAGGTGCAATTCCGGCTGCCCAACAGCTTCGATCTGGCCCTGAGCGCCGATCTGGAACCGGGGGAAGCCCGTCAAAGGATGCTGGCTCAATGTATTATGGAAGTCAGGAAGGGAAAGAGGAAAGTATCCGCCGAGGCTCTCCCAGAGAAGCTTAAAGACGCGGTGGCATCCCGCATGCTGGAGTACGATCCCCTGGCGGAAGTGCGGCTTGATCTGGAGTGTCCGGCCTGCGAACATCGATGGCCGGTGATCCTGGATGCCGGAGCTTTCTTCTGGGCGGAACTGGAATCGGAAGCCAAACGGCTGCTGCGGCAGGTGCACACTCTGGCTCGATTCTATGGCTGGCGGGAAGCGGATATTCTTTCCATGAGCGCCCGGCGGCGGCAATTCTACCTGAGTATGGTGAACCGATGA
- a CDS encoding DUF4255 domain-containing protein gives MSNHLAIAAATSTFSQLLGEAARVIDEAKVTIGRPKEGTPTGINLFLYQVSPNQALRNADLVTRRSDGTLAQRPQAALDLHYLLTFYGAESKLEPQILMGSAVSLLHSRPILTREMIRTEIERCLTEDPHHYLATADLADQIEKVRFTPDALNLEELSKLWSVFFQIPYALSVAYTASVVLIEAQESPQMALPVRARDIYAIPFRQPVIEKIEAEGGASLPILADSTIMVNGQRLQGDPTKVRMGEVEVTIDPTDVANTVSDIRIKLNLGSALFAGQPLRAGVLGMQIVHPMMMGSPKVEHSGVESNAKPFVLQPSVTATSIGASELTLSLSPKVGKSQRVVVLLNEFQASGTPSAYIIKAPSNNGITDPNVADTDSITFSLAGIELGQYLVRVQVDGAQSPLTVDPDPNNPRYVGPKVSV, from the coding sequence ATGAGCAACCATCTGGCTATTGCTGCCGCTACCTCCACTTTCAGTCAGCTCCTCGGGGAAGCCGCACGGGTGATCGATGAGGCCAAAGTGACCATCGGCAGACCCAAGGAGGGAACGCCCACCGGCATCAACCTCTTTCTCTATCAAGTGAGCCCGAATCAGGCCCTGCGCAATGCCGATCTCGTAACCCGGCGTTCGGATGGAACCCTGGCGCAGCGCCCGCAGGCTGCTCTGGATTTGCACTATTTGCTGACCTTCTATGGAGCGGAGAGCAAGCTGGAACCGCAGATATTGATGGGCAGCGCAGTGAGCCTTTTACACTCCCGTCCGATTCTCACCCGTGAGATGATCCGCACCGAAATCGAGCGATGCCTCACCGAAGACCCGCATCACTATCTGGCTACGGCTGATCTGGCCGATCAAATCGAGAAGGTTCGCTTCACTCCCGATGCGCTCAATCTGGAGGAGCTTTCCAAGCTGTGGTCCGTCTTCTTCCAGATCCCGTACGCTCTGTCGGTGGCTTATACTGCCTCGGTCGTGCTGATTGAGGCGCAGGAATCGCCGCAGATGGCCTTGCCGGTGCGAGCGCGGGATATTTACGCCATTCCTTTCCGCCAGCCGGTGATCGAAAAGATTGAGGCTGAAGGAGGCGCGAGCCTTCCCATTCTCGCCGATAGCACCATCATGGTCAACGGGCAACGCCTCCAAGGGGACCCGACCAAGGTGCGGATGGGCGAGGTGGAGGTAACCATCGACCCCACAGATGTTGCCAATACAGTGAGCGATATCCGGATCAAGCTGAATTTGGGATCGGCCCTCTTTGCCGGGCAGCCGCTGCGCGCGGGCGTGTTGGGAATGCAGATCGTGCATCCGATGATGATGGGATCGCCCAAGGTGGAGCACTCCGGGGTGGAATCCAACGCTAAACCGTTTGTCTTACAGCCATCCGTGACGGCAACTTCGATAGGCGCATCGGAGTTGACACTGAGCTTAAGTCCGAAGGTGGGCAAAAGTCAGCGCGTAGTGGTCCTGCTCAACGAGTTCCAGGCTTCTGGGACGCCCAGTGCCTATATCATCAAGGCCCCGTCCAATAACGGCATCACCGATCCCAACGTGGCCGACACCGATTCTATCACTTTCTCGCTGGCTGGTATCGAACTGGGCCAGTACCTGGTGCGGGTTCAAGTAGACGGAGCGCAGAGTCCGTTAACCGTCGATCCCGATCCCAACAACCCCCGGTATGTCGGTCCGAAGGTGAGCGTCTGA
- a CDS encoding phage tail sheath subtilisin-like domain-containing protein — MPITPTYPGVYIEELPSGVKTITGVSTSVTAFIGRTKKGTVDEPVLIQSFADFDRKFGGLWDKSTLSYAVQHYFLHGGKDALIVRVVNGGAKATISLPTASSTLILEASSEGDWGEALTVAVDYDTKDSATLFNLTVQELSSPGASDIVSTETFRNLSMDEGDARFITKVLEQQSSLVRVNTVTTDRPQETSSAIAAASNGDDGGDIDDGQISDSSLQSGRKGLYALDKADLFNLLCIPPLTRDADVDISTTLANAAKYCKDHRAMLIVDPPADWTDVDLAKAGINSLRSSIGTDNATNVAVYFPRLKMADSLKENRTEEFAPCGAAAGIFARIDAQRGVWKAPAGQEASLSGVKEFTYKLTDAQNGTLNPLGLNCLRSFPVYGNVLWGARTLAGADQLASEWKYIPVRRVALFIEESLYRGTQWVVFEPNDEPLWSQIRLNVGAFMHNLFRQGAFQGKTPREAYFVKCDKETTTQNDIDRGIVNILVGFAPLKPAEFVMIKLSQIAGQVQA; from the coding sequence ATGCCGATTACACCTACTTATCCGGGCGTCTATATCGAAGAGTTGCCCAGCGGCGTGAAAACCATCACCGGCGTAAGCACCTCTGTCACCGCCTTCATCGGAAGGACCAAAAAGGGAACCGTCGATGAGCCTGTTCTCATCCAGAGTTTTGCCGATTTCGACCGGAAGTTCGGCGGGCTGTGGGACAAAAGCACTCTGAGCTATGCCGTGCAGCATTATTTCCTTCATGGCGGCAAGGATGCCCTGATCGTTCGAGTGGTCAACGGCGGCGCCAAGGCTACGATCAGCCTGCCCACTGCCAGCAGCACCCTGATTCTGGAAGCATCCAGCGAAGGCGATTGGGGCGAAGCGCTCACGGTGGCCGTCGATTACGACACCAAGGACTCGGCTACCCTATTCAATTTGACGGTTCAGGAACTCAGCTCACCGGGAGCCAGCGATATCGTATCGACCGAAACCTTCCGCAATCTCTCCATGGATGAAGGCGATGCCCGGTTTATCACCAAGGTTCTGGAACAGCAATCGAGCCTGGTCCGGGTCAATACAGTTACCACGGATCGACCTCAGGAAACCAGCAGCGCTATCGCAGCCGCCAGCAACGGCGATGACGGCGGAGATATCGACGACGGCCAGATATCGGATTCCAGCTTGCAGTCCGGCCGCAAAGGGCTCTATGCTCTGGATAAGGCCGATCTTTTCAACCTCCTCTGCATCCCGCCTCTGACCCGCGATGCCGATGTGGATATCAGCACCACCCTGGCCAATGCTGCCAAATACTGCAAGGATCATCGGGCGATGCTGATCGTCGATCCGCCTGCCGACTGGACCGATGTGGATCTGGCCAAGGCGGGCATCAACTCCCTTCGCTCCAGCATCGGAACGGACAACGCTACCAATGTGGCCGTCTATTTCCCTCGCCTCAAGATGGCCGATTCCCTGAAGGAAAACCGGACGGAGGAGTTCGCTCCCTGCGGAGCCGCCGCCGGCATTTTCGCCCGGATCGATGCCCAGCGCGGGGTATGGAAGGCTCCTGCGGGGCAGGAAGCTTCGCTCTCGGGCGTCAAGGAATTCACTTATAAGCTGACCGATGCCCAGAACGGCACCCTGAATCCGCTGGGACTCAACTGCCTGCGGTCGTTCCCGGTATACGGCAATGTGTTGTGGGGCGCGCGAACGCTGGCCGGGGCCGATCAACTGGCCTCCGAATGGAAATACATCCCGGTGCGCCGGGTGGCCCTTTTTATCGAGGAAAGCCTCTATCGCGGCACGCAGTGGGTGGTGTTCGAGCCCAATGACGAGCCTCTGTGGTCTCAGATTCGTCTCAATGTGGGCGCCTTTATGCACAACCTCTTCCGGCAGGGGGCCTTCCAGGGCAAAACGCCGCGAGAGGCATACTTTGTCAAGTGCGATAAAGAAACCACCACGCAGAACGATATCGACCGGGGCATCGTCAATATCCTGGTAGGGTTCGCCCCGCTGAAACCGGCAGAGTTCGTGATGATCAAGCTGAGCCAGATCGCCGGACAGGTGCAAGCGTAA
- a CDS encoding ATP-binding protein yields the protein MSTVETFPWLEANQRYLMAEVARIRRLLEAHVLRVRQGADAPPTGIQPFPGPDQPSSAMTPPPALETLVKIFSLSPFERDMLLLCAGVELDSSLAAQCAAAQGDERKNYPTFSLALAALPEANWSAISPASPLRYWRLVEPAVGPFDHLTTAPLRIDERILHYLTGLQYTDERLKGFIHPAPGLVELVPSHLEIARQAIASWNQVNPADQIPVLQLFGPDSQSQRAIAAAICSRMGMNLQIMSARVIPLDARELEALVHLWERESILSRSALLFDCSGIDASDAARSAAVECLIEGIRSALILAGRDRRAIGHRPALNWEVRKPTSTEQRLLWQQALGSSANGRVDPLVAQFNLNASVLQSVCDEALQRASGESEGNLETIIWDTCRVHARPNLDELAQKIESAANWADLVLPQTSERLLKEIVAQVKHRLKVYETWGFGSKSSRGLGISALFVGPSGTGKTLAAEVLANHLRLDLYRIDLSQVVSKYIGETEKNLRRVFDAAEDSGAILLFDEADALFGKRSEVKDSHDRYANIEVSYLLQRMESYRGLAILTTNLKEALDKAFLRRIRFVVPFPFPNAEQRAEIWRRIFPAEAPLDSLQMEKLAQLNMAGGNIRNIALWAAFLAADAGESVSMGHLLRAARVEYAKLEKALTDIEIRGWL from the coding sequence ATGAGTACAGTGGAAACGTTTCCGTGGCTGGAAGCCAACCAGCGCTACCTGATGGCAGAGGTGGCCCGGATACGCCGTCTGCTGGAAGCGCATGTGCTGAGAGTGAGGCAAGGGGCAGACGCGCCACCGACCGGGATACAGCCGTTCCCTGGCCCCGATCAGCCGTCTTCTGCGATGACGCCTCCACCCGCGCTGGAGACTCTCGTCAAAATATTCAGCCTCTCGCCGTTCGAACGGGATATGTTGCTCCTTTGCGCCGGTGTGGAACTCGATTCCTCTTTAGCCGCGCAATGTGCGGCCGCCCAGGGGGATGAGCGCAAAAACTACCCCACTTTCAGTCTGGCTCTGGCGGCTCTTCCTGAAGCGAACTGGAGTGCGATATCTCCGGCCAGCCCGCTGCGATACTGGCGGCTGGTTGAACCGGCGGTAGGGCCTTTTGATCATTTGACCACCGCGCCACTGCGAATCGATGAACGCATCCTGCATTACTTGACGGGCCTGCAATATACTGATGAGCGTCTGAAGGGATTCATCCATCCTGCGCCGGGACTCGTGGAACTAGTGCCTTCTCATCTTGAAATCGCCCGGCAGGCCATCGCCTCCTGGAATCAGGTCAACCCAGCAGACCAGATTCCGGTGCTCCAACTCTTTGGACCGGATTCTCAAAGCCAGCGCGCTATCGCGGCCGCTATCTGCTCCCGGATGGGGATGAATCTTCAGATCATGTCGGCGCGGGTGATCCCTCTGGATGCGCGAGAGCTGGAGGCCCTGGTCCACTTATGGGAGAGAGAGTCAATCTTGAGCCGTAGCGCTTTGCTCTTCGATTGCTCCGGCATCGATGCCAGCGACGCTGCCCGGTCGGCCGCAGTGGAGTGCTTGATTGAAGGCATCCGCTCGGCCCTCATCCTTGCGGGCCGCGACCGGCGCGCTATCGGGCATCGCCCGGCTTTGAACTGGGAGGTTCGCAAGCCCACTTCAACAGAGCAGCGTCTCCTGTGGCAACAGGCTCTGGGAAGCTCCGCCAATGGCCGGGTGGACCCGCTGGTGGCACAGTTTAATCTGAATGCATCTGTTCTGCAATCCGTCTGCGATGAGGCGCTGCAAAGAGCATCGGGGGAGAGTGAGGGAAACCTGGAAACCATCATCTGGGATACGTGCCGGGTTCATGCCCGGCCCAATCTGGATGAGCTGGCGCAGAAGATCGAATCGGCGGCCAACTGGGCAGACCTGGTGCTGCCGCAAACCTCCGAGCGACTTTTGAAAGAGATCGTGGCGCAGGTGAAACATCGCCTGAAGGTCTATGAAACCTGGGGGTTCGGCTCCAAAAGCTCTCGCGGATTGGGCATCAGCGCTCTCTTTGTGGGACCCAGCGGCACCGGCAAAACCCTGGCGGCAGAGGTGCTGGCCAACCATCTCCGGCTGGATTTATATCGCATCGACTTGAGCCAGGTGGTGAGCAAGTATATCGGCGAGACGGAAAAGAACCTGCGCCGCGTCTTCGATGCGGCTGAGGATTCCGGCGCCATTCTCCTTTTCGATGAGGCCGATGCCCTTTTCGGCAAACGCAGCGAGGTAAAGGATTCCCATGACCGCTATGCCAACATCGAAGTGAGCTACCTGCTTCAGCGCATGGAATCCTATCGGGGTCTGGCGATCCTGACCACCAATCTGAAGGAGGCCCTTGATAAGGCTTTTCTGCGCCGCATTCGATTTGTGGTGCCGTTCCCCTTCCCCAATGCCGAGCAGCGGGCCGAAATCTGGCGGCGCATCTTTCCGGCGGAGGCTCCTCTGGATAGCCTTCAGATGGAAAAGCTGGCCCAGCTCAACATGGCAGGCGGCAATATTCGCAATATCGCTCTCTGGGCCGCGTTTCTGGCCGCCGATGCCGGTGAGTCGGTGAGCATGGGCCATCTATTAAGGGCGGCTCGAGTGGAATATGCCAAACTGGAGAAGGCACTGACCGATATCGAGATCAGAGGCTGGCTATGA